A window of Bacteroidota bacterium genomic DNA:
GCATTGGCGGGTGATGATGATAAAACCCTTCGCTACGAGAATTTTATTTACGAAGAGAATATCCAAACGGTATTGCTTTTTCAGGAAAGCAGTAACGACCACATGCCCGTATTAGGCTTGGGTGCTGATGACAGGTTGATGTTGCTTTTTGACCAATTGGGAACTGAAAATGAGTATTTTCAATACACGTTTGTGCATTGCAACAGCGATTGGACTCCCAGCGATTTGCAACCCATGCAATACCTTGAGGGTAATATGTTTGATAATATTGAGAGTTTTCAATACGCCAACAATACCTACTTTAAATACGTTCACTATCGTCTTAGTTTTCCTAATGAGAAGATAAAACCCAAACTTTCAGGCAATTATTTATTAAAAGTATACAGGAATTTTAACGAGGGAGAATTAATCCTTACCCGCCGTTTTTACGTACTGGATAGTAAAATAGGTATTACAGGCACGGCAATAGCAGCTACACGTCCGGATTACCGTTTTAATAAGCAAGAGGTTGATTTTACGGCCAATACCAAAAACTATTTGGTGATAAACCCCTTTCAAGATACAAGAGTGGTTATCATGCAAAACTACTGGCAGGATAATGCCATTACTAACCTTAAGCCCCAGTTTGTAAACGGGCAGGACTTGATTTACAACTACGAAGAGGAAAACGTATTTGGCGGTATTAATGAGTTTAGGTTTTTTGATACCCGCAGCTTGCGTTTTGCCAGTATGAACGTGGATAAGAAGTACTTTTTTGAAGGAGCTTACCATACCCGTTTGATACCCGATGAAATAAAAGCGTTTAAACGCCATGTAAACTTGATTGATTACAACGGTAAACGTGTAGTGGACAATAAAGACGGGAACGACGGCAATATTGACGGGGATTATACTTGGGTATATTTTACCCTGAAAAGTGAGGTGATTTTGCCCGATAGTGTGTATGTAATGGGCGAATTGACGGATTGGCGCATACAAGAGCGGTTTAAAATGACCTATAACCATGCCAACAAAGCCTACGAAGGTAAA
This region includes:
- a CDS encoding DUF5103 domain-containing protein; the encoded protein is MGVKKAFLLIFGFVPAMLALAGDDDKTLRYENFIYEENIQTVLLFQESSNDHMPVLGLGADDRLMLLFDQLGTENEYFQYTFVHCNSDWTPSDLQPMQYLEGNMFDNIESFQYANNTYFKYVHYRLSFPNEKIKPKLSGNYLLKVYRNFNEGELILTRRFYVLDSKIGITGTAIAATRPDYRFNKQEVDFTANTKNYLVINPFQDTRVVIMQNYWQDNAITNLKPQFVNGQDLIYNYEEENVFGGINEFRFFDTRSLRFASMNVDKKYFFEGAYHTRLIPDEIKAFKRHVNLIDYNGKRVVDNKDGNDGNIDGDYTWVYFTLKSEVILPDSVYVMGELTDWRIQERFKMTYNHANKAYEGKALLKQGFYDYMYVTTPQNPAELPETTFTEGNYFDTENDYHIFYYVRNQFLDYHELLGFKRINSNTSRK